One region of Drosophila subobscura isolate 14011-0131.10 chromosome J, UCBerk_Dsub_1.0, whole genome shotgun sequence genomic DNA includes:
- the LOC117893767 gene encoding E3 ubiquitin-protein ligase sina, giving the protein MSNKINPKRREPTAAAAAAGAPTAVATNTSSSTGSSAGNTSSANTSSSSSSSLSSAGGGDAGMSADLTSLFECPVCFDYVLPPILQCSSGHLVCVSCRSKLTCCPTCRGPLANIRNLAMEKVASNVKFPCKHSGYGCTASLVYTEKTEHEETCECRPYLCPCPGASCKWQGPLDLVMQHLMMSHKSITTLQGEDIVFLATDINLPGAVDWVMMQSCFGHHFMLVLEKQEKYDGHQQFFAIVQLIGSRKEAENFVYRLELNGNRRRLTWEAMPRSIHEGVASAIHNSDCLVFDTSIAQLFADNGNLGINVTISLV; this is encoded by the coding sequence AtgtcaaataaaatcaacccGAAACGCCGTGAAccgacagcagccgcagcagcagcaggagcaccaaCGGCAGTGGCCACCAACACGAGCAGCTCGACCGGCTCCAGTGCCGGCAACACCTCCTCGGCGAACACATCCTCATcgtccagctcctcgctgTCTTCCGCCGGTGGCGGTGATGCGGGCATGTCCGCCGATCTAACATCACTCTTCGAATGTCCAGTTTGCTTTGACTATGTGCTGCCCCCGATCCTGCAATGCTCGAGCGGGCACTTGGTGTGCGTCTCGTGCCGCTCCAAGCTCACCTGCTGCCCCACATGCCGCGGCCCCCTGGCCAATATCCGTAACCTGGCCATGGAGAAGGTCGCCTCAAACGTGAAGTTTCCGTGCAAGCACTCGGGCTACGGCTGCACCGCCTCACTCGTCTACACGGAGAAGACCGAGCACGAGGAGACCTGCGAGTGTCGCCCCTACCTATGCCCCTGCCCGGGGGCCTCCTGCAAATGGCAGGGACCGCTCGACCTAGTCATGCAGCACCTGATGATGTCCCACAAGAGCATCACCACGCTGCAGGGCGAGGATATTGTGTTTCTGGCCACCGACATCAATCTGCCCGGCGCCGTTGACTGGGTGATGATGCAGTCCTGCTTCGGCCACCACTTCATGCTCGTCCTCGAGAAGCAGGAGAAGTACGACGGACACCAGCAGTTCTTCGCTATTGTCCAGCTCATTGGATCGCGCAAGGAGGCCGAGAACTTTGTCTACCGCCTCGAGCTGAACGGCAACCGTCGTCGCCTCACCTGGGAGGCAATGCCGCGTTCCATACACGAGGGCGTTGCCTCCGCCATACACAATTCGGATTGCCTGGTGTTCGACACATCGATTGCGCAGCTCTTTGCCGACAATGGCAATCTGGGCATCAATGTGACCATCTCTCTGGTCTAG
- the LOC117893765 gene encoding probable E3 ubiquitin-protein ligase sinah has translation MFQRYTELKYQNALELIRGFYKDFAEMLPRRQSAPELPSARAAAAEAEADAEDPNAVAGTGSGHELVPKPGSVALVQLCRLPNSISNSSPNMAASVGQEQPQENAVVRVETPMEGPLVDFYLSLLECPVCFGYIMPPIMQCSRGHLICSGCRHKITLCPVCRVPMSNIRNIAMENVASKLFFPCKHSHCGCKLVMTYSEKKRHEDDCEFRPFFCPYPDDKCVWQGPLEDVFGHLIATHENVITMDGHDIIFLATNVNLEGALDWTMVQSCHGRQFLLSLEKIHLGEGCQQFFAACRIIGTMRDAAEFDYSISLESNNRTLRWQSKPRSIRESFVTFTNADFLVLNKSTVELFSEDGNLALNVIITPTDEDSQ, from the coding sequence ATGTTTCAACGTTATACAGAACTGAAATACCAAAACGCCTTAGAGCTAATTCGAGGCTTTTATAAGGACTTTGCGGAGATGCTGCCACGTCGCCAGTCAGCGCCGGAATTGCCCTCAGCGcgtgccgcagcagcagaagcagaagcagatgcAGAAGACCCAAATGCAGTGGCAGGGACAGGGTCAGGACATGAACTTGTGCCCAAGCCCGGGTCTGTGGCACTCGTGCAGTTGTGCAGGCTACCGAATTCGATCTCGAATTCGAGTCCGAATATGGCCGCCAGTGTGGGACAGGAACAGCCGCAGGAGAATGCTGTGGTCCGAGTGGAAACTCCCATGGAGGGGCCACTGGTCGACTTCTACTTGTCGCTGCTGGAGTGTCCCGTGTGCTTTGGGTACATCATGCCACCGATTATGCAGTGCTCGAGGGGCCACTTGATTTGCTCCGGCTGCCGCCACAAGATCACCCTGTGCCCCGTGTGCCGCGTGCCGATGAGCAACATCCGCAACATCGCAATGGAGAATGTGGCCTCCAAGCTGTTCTTTCCCTGCAAGCACTCGCACTGTGGTTGCAAGCTGGTTATGACTTACTCGGAGAAGAAGCGGCACGAGGATGACTGCGAATTTCGACCCTTCTTTTGCCCCTATCCGGACGACAAGTGCGTGTGGCAGGGCCCGCTCGAAGATGTCTTTGGCCATCTGATTGCCACGCACGAGAATGTCATCACAATGGATGGCCACGACATTATCTTTCTGGCCACCAATGTGAATCTAGAGGGCGCTCTCGACTGGACCATGGTGCAGTCCTGCCACGGCCGCCAGTTTCTGCTCTCGCTGGAGAAGATCCATCTGGGCGAGGGCTGTCAGCAGTTCTTTGCCGCCTGCCGCATCATTGGCACAATGCGCGATGCCGCGGAGTTTGACTACAGCATCTCGTTGGAATCAAACAATCGCACGCTGCGCTGGCAGTCGAAGCCACGCTCCATTCGCGAGAGCTTTGTGACGTTTACCAATGCGGACTTTTTGGTGCTCAACAAATCCACCGTGGAGCTGTTCTCCGAGGATGGCAATTTGGCATTGAATGTGATAATTACACCAACCGATGAGGATAGTCAATAG
- the LOC117893762 gene encoding putative serine protease F56F10.1, with the protein MFRFVGVLQPLGLGLLLLCLIAQSSALGFRRGRLVNGFMGDPSRMPTLQRSLASEDLWFEQRLDHFQARNTKTWQQRYFVNADYYRNDTTAPIFLMIGGEGEASAKWMREGAWVHYAEHFGALCIQLEHRFYGKSHPTSDLSTANLAYLSSEQALADLANFVAAMKVHYNLAETQKWIAFGGSYPGSLAAWAREKYPHLIYGSISSSGPLLAEVDFREYFEVVKASLAAYKPDCVEAVTRSFAQVEILLKHMIGQRNLDEKFKTCTPIKDSIENQLDIGNLFENLAGNFAGVVQYNKDNSPHATITIDEICDVMLNMTIGPPVTRLGVVNGLLLQQSNATCLDYKYDKMVADMQNVSWDSEAAKGMRQWTYQTCNEFGFYQTSENKTDTFGDRFGVDFFIRQCMDVFSNSMDAKYLEQVVSQTNKHYGALKPETTNVLYVHGSIDPWHALGLVKSTNAATPTIYIEGTAHCANMYEPAKTDPPQLVAARNKIVKYLAKLLEGYITN; encoded by the exons ATGTTCCGATTTGTGGGCGTACTTCAGCccctgggactggggctgctcctgctctgcctaATCGCGCAGAGCTCTGCGTTGGGCTTTCGCCGAGGGAGACTGGTGAATGGATTCATGGGCGATCCCAGCCGGATGCCCACACTGCAGCGTTCTTTGGCCTCGGAGGATTTGTGGTTCGAGCAGCGTCTGGATCATTTTCAGGCGCGGAACACCAAGACCTGGCAGCAGCGCTACTTTGTGAATGCAGATTACTACAGGAATGACACCACGGCACCCATCTTTCTGATGATTGGCGGCGAGGGCGAGGCGTCAGCGAAGTGGATGCGCGAGGGCGCCTGGGTGCACTACGCCGAGCACTTTGGTGCGCTGTGCATTCAACTGGAGCATCGCTTCTACGGCAAGAGCCACCCGACCAGCGACCTGTCCACCGCCAATCTGGCGTACCTCAGCTCAGAGCAGGCCCTGGCCGATTTGGCCAACTTTGTGGCTGCCATGAAGGTGCATTACAATCTGGCCGAGACCCAGAAATGGATTGCCTTTGGCGGCTCCTATCCAGGCTCGCTTGCGGCATGGGCGCGTGAGAAGTATCCGCATCTCATCTACGGTTCGATCAGCTCCAGTGGTCCGCTGCTGGCGGAGGTCGACTTCAGGGAGTACTTCGAGGTGGTGAAAGCCTCCCTGGCTGCCTACAAGCCGGACTGCGTGGAGGCGGTGACCCGCAGCTTTGCCCAGGTGGAGATACTGCTGAAGCACATGATCGGACAGCGCAATCTGGATGAAAAGTTCAA AACTTGCACACCCATCAAGGACTCCATTGAGAACCAGCTGGATATTGGCAATCTATTTGAGAATCTGGCTGGCAACTTTGCTGGCGTTGTGCAGTACAACAAGGACAACAGTCCACATGCCACAATAACCATTGATGAG ATCTGCGACGTGATGTTGAACATGACCATTGGACCGCCTGTTACCCGACTGGGTGTGGTCAATggcctgctgttgcagcaaTCGAATGCCACTTGCCTCGACTACAAGTACGATAAAATGGTTGCCGACATGCAGAATGTCTCGTGGGACTCGGAGGCGGCCAAGGGAATGCGCCAGTGGACGTATCAGACCTGCAACGAGTTCGGTTTCTATCAGACTTCTGAGAACAAGACGGACACATTTGGCGACCGCTTTGGCGTGGACTTTTTCATACGCCAGTGCATGGATGTGTTCTCCAACAGCATGGATGCCAAGTATCTGGAGCAGGTGGTGTCGCAGACCAACAAGCATTACGGTGCCCTCAAGCCGGAGACGACCAATGTGCTGTATGTGCATGGCTCCATTGATCCCTGGCATGCGCTGGGCCTGGTGAAGTCCACAAATGCGGCGACACCAACCATTTATATAGAAG GCACTGCACACTGTGCCAACATGTACGAGCCGGCGAAAACCGATCCCCCACAGCTGGTCGCAGCACGCAATAAGATTGTGAAATACCTGGCCAAATTACTGGAGGGCTACATCACAAACTGA
- the LOC117893769 gene encoding uncharacterized protein LOC117893769, producing MMRATLLATQMGGIKRALFAGRQVMATDYSTLVMLPLKGFDGAPFRGCVPVYRLCSGGGGDGDKNKKPPTGFAMPAIGTDLGATTPPGGASKLGETLTLAGVKPIVDDAQGKDNEENRLSRLKNMSKGYDGAKDKGNEEGKAYQMKQKGKAEECCGKSEIPVPEAKPISREGSIEEAAERISKQLGELVDKLPNKQQTEKYFFRTVAFFYDLSFLAVTWTIHFVEKNIFANPTVKAYWKKFHDKMEQSKKDKN from the exons atgatgCGCGCAACTCTACTGGCCACCCAAATGGGTGGAATCAAGCGCGCCTTGTTCGCTGGCCGTCAGGTCATGGCTACCG ATTACTCAACGCTGGTGATGCTGCCCTTAAAGGGCTTTGACGGCGCTCCATTCCGTGGCTGTGTGCCGGTCTATCGCTTgtgcagcggcggcggaggtgATGGCGACAAGAACAAGAAGCCGCCGACTGGCTTTGCCATGCCCGCCATTGGCACCGACTTAGGTGCTACAACCCCGCCAGGCGGGGCTTCCAAGTTGGGCGAAACTTTGACGCTGGCGGGCGTCAAGCCGATCGTCGACGACGCCCAGGGAAAAGACAACGAGGAAAACCGTCTTTCCCGCTTGAAAAATATGAGCAAAGGTTATGACGGAGCCAAGGATAAAGGCAACGAGGAAGGGAAAGCCTACCAAATGAAACAGAAGGGCAAAGCCGAAGAATGTTGCGGCAAGTCGGAAATTCCAGTGCCGGAGGCCAAACCCATAAGCCGCGAGGGCAGCATCGAGGAGGCAGCTGAGCGTATCAGCAAGCAATTGGGAGAGCTGGTGGACAAGTTGCCCAACAAGCAGCAGACGGAGAAGTATTTCTTTCGCACTGTGGCCTTTTTCTACGACCTCAGCTTCCTGGCCGTCACCTGGACCATCCACTTTGTGGAGAAGAACATCTTCGCCAACCCCACTGTGAAGGCGTACTGGAAGAAGTTCCACGACAAGATGGAACAGTCCAAGAAAGACAAAAACTAA
- the LOC117893766 gene encoding G protein alpha i subunit — protein MGCAVSTARDKEAIERSKNIDRALRAEGERAASEVKLLLLGAGESGKSTIVKQMKIIHETGYSQEECEEYRRVVYSNTVQSLMVIIRAMGRLKIEFADQGKTDIARQFFTHASAADEGILLPEIVLLMKKLWSDGGVQQSFARSREYQLNDSAGYYLNSLDRIAQPNYIPTQQDVLRTRVKTTGIIETHFSCKQLHFKLFDVGGQRSERKKWIHCFEGVTAIIFCVALSGYDLVLAEDEEMNRMIESLKLFDSICNSKWFVETSIILFLNKKDLFEEKIKRSPLTICFPEYSGTNTFEEAANYIRMKFENLNKRKDQKEIYTHLTCATDTNNVKFVFDAVTDVIIKNNLKQIGLF, from the exons ATGGGTTGTGCCGTGAGTACAGCGCGAGATAAAGAAGCCATCGAACGTTCGAAGAACATCGATCGGGCGCTGCGAGCGGAGGGCGAACGTGCCGCCTCGGAGGTGAAACTGCTGCTTTTGG GAGCTGGCGAGTCGGGCAAGTCCACGATAGTGAAGCAAATGAAGATCATACACGAGACGGGCTACTCGCAGGAGGAGTGCGAGGAATATCGCCGCGTGGTCTACAGCAACACCGTACAGAGCCTCATGGTCATCATACGGGCCATGGGCAGGCTCAAGATTGAGTTCGCCGATCAGGGCAAGACGGACATTGCCCGTCAGTTCTTCACACACGCCTCGGCCGCCGATGAGGGCATTCTCCTGCCGGAGATTGTGTTGTTGATGAAGAAACTCTGGTCGGACGGCGGGGTGCAGCAGTCGTTTGCTCGCTCTCGGGAATACCAGCTCAACGACTCGGCGGGATACTATCTGAATTCCCTGGACCGCATTGCGCAGCCCAACTACATTCCCACCCAGCAGGATGTGCTGCGCACGCGTGTCAAGACCACAGGCATCATTGAGACACATTTCTCCTGCAAGCAGCTGCATTTCAA GCTCTTTGATGTGGGCGGCCAGCGTTCAGAGCGCAAGAAGTGGATTCATTGCTTTGAGGGCGTCACGGCCATCATCTTTTGTGTGGCGCTATCTG GCTACGATCTGGTGCTGGCCGAGGATGAGGAAATGAATCGCATGATCGAGTCACTGAAGCTGTTTGATTCCATTTGCAATTCCAAGTGGTTTGTGGAAACCTCCATTATATTGTTCCTCAACAAAAAGGATCTGTTTGAGGAGAAGATAAAGAGATCTCCCTTGACGATATGCTTCCCGGAGTATTCAG GTACCAACACCTTTGAGGAGGCGGCCAACTATATACGCATGAAGTTTGAAAATCTCAACAAGCGAAAAGACCAAAAGGAGATCTACACGCATCTCACCTGCGCCACAGACACGAACAATGTGAAGTTTGTCTTCGATGCCGTCACCGATGTGATCATCAAGAACAATCTGAAACAAATTGGCTTATTCTAA
- the LOC117893773 gene encoding sperm-specific protein Don juan, whose amino-acid sequence MFRLTTSLKRFSDIFVTAQRAKSCGKKEDPCKKKDPCAKKEDPCKKKEDSCGKKDDKNKDVCGRDKQPTGPKCKGGKPGAAGGSKAAPKAAPKGKK is encoded by the exons ATGTTTCGCTTGACTACCAGTTTGAAACGATTTAGCGACATCTTCGTGACCGCTCAGCGTGCCAAATCCTGCGGTAAGAAGGAGGATCCCTGCAAGAAGAAAGATCCTTGTGCCAAGAAGGAGGATCCG TGCAAGAAGAAGGAAGATTCGTGCGGCAAGAAAGATGACAAAAATAAGGACGTTTGCGGAAGAG ACAAACAGCCCACGGGTCCCAAATGCAAGGGCGGCAAGCCAGGCGCTGCTGGAGGTTCAAAAGCTGCTCCCAAAGCTGCTCCGAAAGGCAAGAAGTAA
- the LOC117894928 gene encoding forkhead box protein biniou, with translation MIKSEEVSDLNGRSAMSVDHLGGGSGSYYHPHPFTHPHPHHSHPPSHSVHLYRPGNLLPPGAVGGYQTAGMLGGGGESPTEMIDEKPNIEYMERKYYMDTNGMATPTSQHYSLNALHSMGTPPASSSPIPPYGALMTAHTHSAGSVSPNSSSKTPTDQEMQYVSSSSVKAPPQPMNHQYTSTIKYCSNNTILSANDYQLMTSHEVDPQPQLQHHQPQQQQQHHEHHEHHEHHEHHEHQEHQEQHSPQVGVYITYTRISASPTQVISNAHGMSVPNYSSASSSPAKSLNGSDASPPAPAVSQGKSSAAKAQDTATPDTTKKSGTRRPEKPALSYINMIGHAIKESPSGKLTLSEIYGYLQKSYEFFNGPYVGWKNSVRHNLSLNECFKKLPKGMGVGKPGKGNYWTIDENSAHLFEDEGSLRRRPRGYRSKIKTKSYAGHTNGFYAGSYGDAGMDNANFYASPAYGSYDYSPAPNGVAPAGAQGFGDAWNVHAAHTGSPGVGIGGLPQYSNISCLTGGNNLNGSSTPPMAHSALGMGSGPSASPAGAVAALQSDYAPAASLVAAGYSYATSGSGLENGLRSLTLQQLPGLSTIQHAQAQAHAQAQAQHHHQHHHHHNHGSMTPPPSQSGNHVIDHSPIDRKPVYLPPITPPPTAVAINGNGNGNGVGGYYDALKYAN, from the exons ATGATAAAAAGTGAAGAAGTGTCCGATTTGAATGGTCGCTCGGCCATGAGTGTGGACCATCTGGGTGGTGGCTCCGGCTCCTACTACCATCCACATCCCTTCACCCACCCACATCCGCATCATTCCCATCCGCCCAGCCATTCCGTGCATCTGTATCGCCCGGGGAATCTGCTGCCACCCGGCGCGGTTGGTGGCTATCAGACGGCTGGCATgctcggcggcggcggggAGTCGCCCACGGAGATGATCGACGAGAAGCCCAATATCGAGTACATGGAGCGCAAGTACTACATGGACACCAATGgcatggccacgcccacctCCCAGCACTACAGCCTGAATGCGCTGCACAGCATGGGAACGCCGCCGGCCTCGTCCAGTCCCATTCCCCCCTACGGTGCACTGATGACGGCCCACACCCATTCGGCGGGCTCCGTGTCGCCGAACTCCAGCTCGAAGACGCCCACGGATCAGGAGATGCAGTACGTGAGCTCCTCGTCGGTGAAGGCGCCACCACAGCCCATGAACCACCAGTACACGTCGACCATTAAGTACTGCTCGAACAACACCATTCTCAGTGCCAATGATTATCAGCTGATGACCAGCCACGAGGTggatccacagccacaattgcagcaccaccaaccacagcagcagcagcagcatcacgaGCATCACGAGCATCATGAGCACCATGAGCACCATGAGCATCAGgagcatcaggagcagcaCTCGCCACAAGTTGGTGTTTACATCACGTATACACGTATCTCCGCCTCGCCCACGCAGGTCATCAGCAATGCCCACGGCATGTCCGTGCCGAATTACTCCAGTGCCAGCTCCTCGCCAGCCAAGTCGCTCAATGGCTCTGATGCCTCGCCACCAGCGCCAGCCGTCAGTCAGGGCAAGTCGAGCGCTGCGAAAGCCCAGGATACAGCCACGCCGGATACCACCAAGAAGTCGGGCACTCGTCGTCCCGAGAAACCTGCGCTGAGCTACATCAATATGATTGGACACGCCATCAAGGAGTCGCCCTCGGGCAAGCTGACACTATCGGAGATCTATGGGTATTTGCAGAAGAG CTACGAGTTCTTCAACGGACCCTATGTCGGCTGGAAGAACTCGGTGCGTCACAATCTCAGCCTGAACGAGTGCTTCAAGAAGCTGCCCAAGGGCATGGGCGTGGGCAAGCCGGGCAAGGGCAACTACTGGACCATCGATGAGAACTCGGCGCACTTGTTCGAGGACGAGGGCAGCCTGAGGCGTCGTCCGCGCGGCTATCGCTCCAAGATCAAGACCAAGTCGTATGCAGGACACACGAATGGCTTCTACGCGGGCAGCTATGGTGATGCGGGAATG GACAATGCCAACTTTTATGCCTCGCCCGCTTATGGCAGCTATGACTACAGTCCGGCGCCCAATGGCGTCGCTCCGGCTGGCGCTCAGGGCTTTGGCGATGCCTGGAATGTGCATGCCGCGCACACTGGCTCCCCGGGTGTGGGCATTGGCGGTCTGCCGCAGTACTCGAACATCTCCTGCCTGACGGGCGGCAACAATTTGAATGGATCCTCCACCCCGCCAATGGCTCACTCTGCCCTGGGCATGGGCTCGGGGCCGAGCGCCTCTCCAGCTGGAGCTGTGGCGGCGCTTCAAAGTGATTATGCGCCAGCCGCCAGTCTCGTGGCTGCGGGCTACTCCTATGCaacaagtggcagtggcctgGAGAACG GTCTCCGCTCCCtaacgctgcagcagctccccgGCCTGTCCACCATTCAGCATGCTCAGGCGCAGGCCCatgcgcaggcgcaggcgcagcaccaccatcagcatcatcatcatcataatcatggATCCATGACGCCACCGCCATCGCAGTCGGGCAACCATGTGATCGATCACTCGCCCATTGATCGCAAACCGGTTTACCTGCCGCCCATAACTCCGCCCCCCACAGCGGTGGCaatcaatggcaatggcaacggcaatggcgtTGGTGGTTACTACGATGCGCTCAAGTATGCCAATTAG